The Triticum aestivum cultivar Chinese Spring chromosome 7B, IWGSC CS RefSeq v2.1, whole genome shotgun sequence genome window below encodes:
- the LOC123162819 gene encoding uncharacterized protein, whose amino-acid sequence MAFGDAMGIAQSGFSIEHLAEGTRGHQETFGWGSLPGSRRLLMSSKRATRIQAQQKSFLFALNQSASTLEGSRIPEKWPMFSETVVCSRGKWSRAKNQVH is encoded by the exons ATGGCGTTCGGAGAT GCGATGGGGATTGCTCAATCCGGATTCAGCATCGAGCACCTGGCCGAAGGTACACGCGGACATCAGGAAACTTTTGGTTGGGGATCTCTACCGGGCAG CAGGAGGTTGTTAATGTCATCAAAACGCGCAACAAGAATCCAAGCCCAACAGAAATCATTTTTGTTTGCATTGAACCAAAGTGCAAGTACACTAGAG GGTTCAAGGATTCCCGAGAAGTGGCCAATGTTCAGTGAAACTGTTGTATGCTCCCGAGGAAAGTGGTCTCGTGCTAAAAATCAAGTGCATTGA